The DNA segment ATCCTCTTTCACCTGGATGGCGAAGGCCGGCTTATCGCCGCAAGCGGCATCGGCCCCGGCAATGCCGTTGCCCGCGACATCCGCCTTGCCGAAATGCTGATCGCTGCCGGCAGCCGGCCGGACCGGCAAGCGCTTGCTTCTTCAGACACCAAGCTCCGAAAACTGCTGGCGGCATGAAAGCCGCCAGAACAACCATCCACCGTTGCATTCCCCTGTGCTCTTTCATTGGAGATCTCGATGAGACATCGCCGCCCGACTGTTGCCGATCTATTGTCGATGAAGGGCCAGAGGCAGCTTACGATGCTGCGCGTCGTGACGCTTGAGGAGGCGGAAGCCGCCGAAAAGGCCGGGATCGACCTCGTCTCGGTTCCGCCCGCGCTGCTCGGCCCGGAATTCAGGGAGGCAGCGCCCTCCGTCTTCGCCTTCCCGGGTCTCGAATATGGCGACCATGTCACGGCCGACGACTATATCCGCGCCGCCTTCAAGGCACTGAAGGCGGGCGGCGATGCCGTCTACTGCGCCGCGAGCCTTTCGATCGTCCGACGCATGCGCGACGAGGGTATTCCCGTCTGCGGCCATGTCGGGCTCATCCCTTCGAAGGCGACCTGGACCGGCGGCTTCCGCGCCGTCGGCAAGACGGCGGAAAGCGCGCTTGAGATTTGGCAACAAGTGACGGCGCTCGAAGAGGCGGGAGCGTTTGCCGCCGAGATCGAGGTTGTGCCAGCCGAGGTGGCGACGGCGATCTCGAAGCGGAGTTCGCTCCTGATGCTTTCTATGGGCGCTGGTGCCGGATGCGATGCTCAGTATCTTTTTGCGGAAGATGTGCTCGGTCAAAATCGAGGCCATTACCCTCGCCACGCGAAGGTTTACCGCAATTTTGCCGCCGAGTATGAGAGACTGCAGCAGGAGCGCATTGCAGCCTTCCGCGAATATGCTGAGGACGTCCGGTCCGGCGCCTATCCGGAAAAGGCGCATATGGTCGGGATTTCGCTTGGGGAACTGGAGGATTTCCTGAAACGGATGGATGCGCAGGAGCAGGCCGGTTTTCGCGCCAGATGAAACAGCGCGGAGCTCAGGACGAGAAAGTAAGGACGATCATGCATAATTATGTTTTGACAGTAACCTGCCGGTCGACGCGGGGAATCGTTGCCGCGATTTCAGGCTATCTCGCTGAACAGGGCTGCAACATCATCGACAGCTCGCAGTTTGACGATCTCGAAACTGGTCTGTTCTTCATGCGTGTCAGCTTCATCTCGGAAGAGGGTGTAGGCCGCGAGGCGCTCGAAAAAGGCTTCGCGCCGATCGCCGAGGCATTCGGCATGGAAGCCGAAATGCACGATACGAGCGAGCGCATGAAGGTGCTGTTGATGGTGTCGCGTTTCGGCCATTGCCTCTACGACCTGCTCTACCGCTGGAAGATCGGCGCGCTGCCGATCGACATCGTCGGCGTCGTCTCCAACCACTTCGACTACCAGAAGGTCGTCGTCAACCACGACATCCCCTTCCACTGCATCAAGGTGACGAAGGAGAACAAGCCGAAGGCCGAAGCCCAGCTGATGGAGATCGTCGAGCAGACCGGCGCGGAACTGATTGTGCTCGCCCGCTACATGCAGGTGCTTTCGGATGCGCTCTGCAAGAAGATGTCGGGGAAGATCATCAACATCCATCACTCGTTCCTGCCGAGCTTCAAGGGCGCCAACCCTTACAAGCAAGCCTATGAGCGCGGCGTCAAGCTGATCGGCGCGACGGCGCATTACGTCACCGCCGATCTCGACGAGGGGCCGATCATCGAGCAGGACATCGCCCGCATCACCCATGCGCAAAGCGCCGAAGATTATGTCTCGATCGGCCGCGACGTCGAAAGCCAGGCGCTGGCCCGCGCCGTGCACGCCCATATCCATCACCGCTGCTTCATCAACGGCAACCGCGTCGTCGTTTTCCCGCCGAGCCCGGGAAGTTATGCGTCGGAGCGGATGGGGTGATTAGCTCTCGTTACGCGAAATCGGGCTTGGCGGTATCGAACTG comes from the Sinorhizobium garamanticum genome and includes:
- a CDS encoding 3-methyl-2-oxobutanoate hydroxymethyltransferase codes for the protein MRHRRPTVADLLSMKGQRQLTMLRVVTLEEAEAAEKAGIDLVSVPPALLGPEFREAAPSVFAFPGLEYGDHVTADDYIRAAFKALKAGGDAVYCAASLSIVRRMRDEGIPVCGHVGLIPSKATWTGGFRAVGKTAESALEIWQQVTALEEAGAFAAEIEVVPAEVATAISKRSSLLMLSMGAGAGCDAQYLFAEDVLGQNRGHYPRHAKVYRNFAAEYERLQQERIAAFREYAEDVRSGAYPEKAHMVGISLGELEDFLKRMDAQEQAGFRAR
- the purU gene encoding formyltetrahydrofolate deformylase → MHNYVLTVTCRSTRGIVAAISGYLAEQGCNIIDSSQFDDLETGLFFMRVSFISEEGVGREALEKGFAPIAEAFGMEAEMHDTSERMKVLLMVSRFGHCLYDLLYRWKIGALPIDIVGVVSNHFDYQKVVVNHDIPFHCIKVTKENKPKAEAQLMEIVEQTGAELIVLARYMQVLSDALCKKMSGKIINIHHSFLPSFKGANPYKQAYERGVKLIGATAHYVTADLDEGPIIEQDIARITHAQSAEDYVSIGRDVESQALARAVHAHIHHRCFINGNRVVVFPPSPGSYASERMG